One window from the genome of Enterobacteriaceae bacterium Kacie_13 encodes:
- the rlmM gene encoding 23S rRNA (cytidine(2498)-2'-O)-methyltransferase RlmM has translation MNKVALYCRQGFEKECAAEITDKAAKMEIFGFARVKDNSGYVLFECYQPDDADRIAKELPFRSLIFARQLIVVGELLKDLPPEDRVSPIVGMVQNVITNGGELRVEVPDTNESKELTKFCRKLTVPLRTAMRERRVLGKRENPLRPVVHVFFIASGCCYVGYSYSNNNSPYYMGIHRLKFPSEAPSRSTLKLEEAFHVFIPADEWEERLASGMYATDLGACPGGWTYQLVQRSMMVTAIDNGPMAPSLMDTGQVIHLREDGFRYKSTSTKNYWLVCDMVEKPAKVAALMCDWLVNGWCREAIFNLKLPMKKRYEEVSNILARIDERLKENGVNAEIFAKQLYHDREEVTVHIRRFWSAIGGRRDERDH, from the coding sequence ATGAATAAAGTTGCTCTCTACTGCCGTCAGGGTTTTGAGAAAGAATGCGCCGCAGAAATTACGGACAAAGCCGCGAAGATGGAAATCTTTGGTTTTGCCCGCGTAAAAGATAACAGCGGGTATGTGTTGTTTGAATGTTATCAGCCGGACGATGCTGACCGTATTGCCAAAGAACTGCCATTCCGCAGTCTGATCTTTGCCCGTCAGCTGATTGTGGTGGGCGAGTTGTTGAAAGACTTACCGCCGGAGGATCGCGTTTCACCGATCGTCGGCATGGTACAGAACGTCATCACAAACGGTGGTGAACTGCGCGTTGAAGTGCCTGATACCAATGAAAGCAAAGAACTGACCAAGTTCTGCCGCAAGTTGACGGTGCCGCTGCGCACCGCGATGCGTGAACGCCGTGTGCTGGGCAAACGTGAAAATCCGCTGCGCCCGGTCGTGCATGTCTTCTTTATTGCGTCAGGTTGCTGTTACGTCGGCTACTCCTACAGCAATAATAACTCTCCATATTATATGGGGATCCATCGTCTTAAATTCCCTTCTGAAGCGCCAAGCCGTTCTACGCTTAAGCTGGAAGAAGCGTTCCACGTTTTCATTCCTGCTGATGAGTGGGAAGAGCGTCTGGCGAGCGGGATGTATGCGACGGATCTGGGGGCATGCCCCGGTGGATGGACTTACCAACTGGTGCAGCGCAGCATGATGGTCACCGCGATTGATAACGGCCCGATGGCGCCAAGCCTGATGGATACCGGACAAGTTATTCACCTGCGTGAAGATGGCTTCCGCTACAAATCGACCAGCACTAAGAACTACTGGCTGGTGTGCGATATGGTAGAAAAACCGGCGAAAGTGGCCGCACTGATGTGCGACTGGCTGGTCAACGGCTGGTGTCGCGAAGCGATCTTCAACCTGAAATTACCCATGAAGAAGCGCTACGAAGAAGTGTCTAACATTCTTGCGCGTATTGATGAGCGCCTCAAAGAAAACGGCGTTAATGCTGAGATCTTTGCCAAGCAGCTTTATCATGACCGTGAGGAAGTGACAGTGCATATTCGTCGCTTTTGGTCAGCCATCGGCGGCCGTCGTGATGAACGCGATCATTGA
- a CDS encoding DUF423 domain-containing protein → MTSRSMLIFAAISGFIYVAFGAFGAHVLSQSLGEAELAWIHTGLTYQSIHTLAVMILGVAMQRQRNVWFYWSSAFLALGTVLFSGSLYCLALSHLRLFAFVTPIGGTLFLVGWILMLIGALRLKKKAERHE, encoded by the coding sequence ATGACCAGTCGTTCAATGCTGATTTTCGCCGCGATCAGCGGTTTTATCTACGTGGCGTTTGGTGCTTTCGGCGCGCATGTATTGAGTCAGTCGCTGGGAGAAGCCGAACTGGCCTGGATCCACACCGGCCTGACTTACCAAAGTATTCACACGCTGGCGGTGATGATTTTAGGCGTTGCGATGCAGCGTCAGCGTAATGTGTGGTTCTACTGGAGCAGCGCGTTTCTGGCGCTGGGAACCGTGTTATTCAGCGGCAGCCTTTATTGTCTGGCGCTGTCGCACCTCCGTTTATTTGCTTTTGTGACTCCGATTGGCGGTACCTTGTTTCTGGTCGGTTGGATTTTGATGTTGATCGGCGCACTGCGCCTGAAGAAAAAGGCCGAACGCCATGAATAA
- the gcvA gene encoding transcriptional regulator GcvA: MSKRLPPLNSLRVFDAAARHLSFTKAADELFVTQAAVSHQIKSLEDFLGLKLFRRRNRSLLLTEEGQSYYLDIKEIFSSLNEATRKLQARSAKGALTVSLPPSFAIQWLVPRLSGFNSAYPGIDVRIQAVDREEDKLSDDVDVAIFHGRGNWPGLRAERLYAEYLIPVCSPSLLMGDNLLKEPADLGHHTLLHDASRRDWLAYTKQLGLQQVNVQQGPIFSHSAMVVQAAVHGQGVALVNNVMAQTEIEAGRLVCPFNEVLVSKNAFYLVCHDSQAELGKIAAFRQWILARAASEQEKLRFRFDQA, from the coding sequence ATGTCAAAACGTTTACCCCCTCTTAATTCACTGCGGGTGTTTGACGCCGCAGCGCGCCACCTTAGTTTTACTAAAGCGGCAGATGAATTGTTCGTTACTCAGGCTGCCGTTAGCCACCAGATTAAGTCACTTGAGGACTTTTTGGGGCTAAAACTGTTTCGTCGCCGTAATCGCTCTTTGTTACTGACCGAAGAAGGGCAGAGCTATTATCTGGATATAAAAGAGATATTTTCCTCGCTCAATGAAGCGACGCGCAAACTTCAGGCACGGAGTGCAAAAGGTGCGCTGACGGTCAGTTTGCCGCCGAGCTTTGCGATTCAATGGCTGGTGCCAAGATTGTCTGGCTTTAACTCAGCTTATCCGGGCATCGATGTGCGGATTCAGGCCGTGGACCGTGAGGAGGACAAATTGTCTGACGACGTGGACGTGGCGATTTTCCACGGGCGTGGCAACTGGCCGGGCCTGCGCGCCGAACGTTTATATGCAGAGTATTTAATTCCCGTTTGTTCCCCGTCTTTGCTGATGGGCGATAATTTGCTGAAAGAACCTGCCGATCTCGGGCATCACACTTTGCTGCACGATGCGTCCCGCCGAGACTGGCTGGCATACACCAAACAGCTGGGGTTGCAACAGGTGAATGTTCAGCAGGGGCCGATTTTCAGCCACAGCGCGATGGTGGTGCAGGCCGCCGTTCACGGGCAGGGGGTTGCACTGGTGAATAACGTGATGGCACAGACCGAAATCGAAGCGGGTCGTCTGGTATGTCCGTTCAACGAGGTTTTAGTCAGTAAAAACGCTTTTTATCTGGTTTGTCATGACAGTCAGGCAGAACTGGGTAAAATAGCGGCCTTTCGCCAGTGGATCCTCGCACGTGCAGCCAGTGAGCAGGAAAAACTGCGCTTTCGGTTTGATCAGGCCTGA
- a CDS encoding YgdI/YgdR family lipoprotein, with amino-acid sequence MKKIVAVISAALLTTTLAACSSNYVMHTNDGRTIVAEGKPSTDSDTGMISYTDAYGNKQQINKSEVKEMAEGK; translated from the coding sequence ATGAAAAAGATCGTCGCCGTAATTTCAGCCGCACTGCTGACCACTACACTTGCCGCCTGTTCGAGCAACTATGTTATGCACACCAACGATGGCCGTACTATCGTTGCTGAAGGCAAACCAAGCACCGACAGTGATACCGGTATGATCAGTTATACCGATGCGTATGGCAACAAGCAGCAGATCAATAAGTCTGAAGTGAAAGAGATGGCTGAAGGGAAATAA
- the csdA gene encoding cysteine desulfurase CsdA translates to MTDFNAADFRQHFPALSQGQCYLDSAATALKPQAVIDATVNFYSQEGATVHRSQHHAAQTLTQEYEQARALVAEWIHAPRSADIVWTRGTTESINLVAQSYLRPRLQAGDEIIVSQAEHHANLIPWLILAEQCQAQVITLPVNKFGVPDINALPALLNAHTRLLAITQMSNVTGAMPDLARAIELAHANGTPVLVDGAQGVVHSPPDVRQLDVDFYAFSGHKLYGPTGIGVLYGKSALLDSMDPWHGGGKMLTKASMSDFTPQEVPHRFEAGTPNIAGVIGMAAALKWLKTVDLNAAEHYAQNLASLAEEQLSQLKGFRSFRAQNASLLAFDIADVHHNDLVTLLAEQGIALRAGQHCAQPLMAALGISGTLRASFAPYNNEQDVARLTDAVNYALSLLAD, encoded by the coding sequence ATGACTGACTTTAACGCCGCTGATTTTCGTCAACATTTCCCCGCGCTTTCGCAGGGTCAGTGCTATCTCGACAGCGCCGCCACCGCCCTGAAACCACAGGCGGTTATCGACGCAACCGTGAATTTCTATTCACAGGAAGGCGCGACGGTTCACCGCAGCCAGCACCATGCCGCACAAACATTGACGCAGGAGTACGAACAAGCTCGCGCCCTGGTGGCGGAATGGATCCATGCGCCACGGTCTGCCGATATCGTCTGGACACGCGGCACCACGGAATCCATCAATCTGGTGGCACAAAGCTATTTGCGACCGAGGTTGCAGGCCGGTGATGAAATTATTGTCAGCCAGGCTGAGCACCACGCAAACCTGATCCCGTGGCTGATACTGGCGGAACAGTGTCAGGCGCAGGTCATCACACTGCCGGTGAACAAGTTCGGTGTACCCGATATCAACGCACTCCCCGCCTTGCTGAATGCCCACACGCGGCTACTGGCTATCACGCAAATGTCTAACGTCACTGGTGCAATGCCCGATCTTGCGCGTGCGATTGAACTTGCACACGCCAACGGCACGCCGGTTCTGGTGGATGGCGCACAAGGCGTCGTACATTCGCCGCCGGATGTCCGGCAGCTTGACGTCGATTTCTATGCGTTCTCCGGCCACAAACTGTATGGCCCAACCGGTATCGGCGTGCTATACGGAAAATCCGCATTACTCGACAGCATGGATCCGTGGCACGGCGGCGGAAAAATGCTGACCAAGGCATCGATGTCTGACTTTACACCTCAGGAGGTGCCGCACCGTTTCGAAGCCGGCACACCGAATATCGCCGGTGTAATCGGCATGGCGGCTGCGCTGAAATGGCTTAAAACAGTAGATCTGAACGCCGCTGAGCACTATGCCCAAAATCTGGCATCGTTGGCGGAAGAGCAGCTTTCGCAACTTAAGGGGTTTCGCAGTTTTCGCGCTCAGAATGCATCGCTGCTGGCATTCGATATTGCCGATGTGCATCACAACGATCTGGTGACATTACTGGCGGAACAAGGTATCGCACTGCGCGCCGGACAACATTGTGCGCAGCCGCTGATGGCTGCATTGGGCATCAGCGGAACATTACGTGCGTCGTTCGCGCCTTATAATAATGAGCAGGACGTCGCCCGCCTGACCGACGCGGTAAATTATGCCCTTAGCCTGTTAGCCGATTAA
- the csdE gene encoding cysteine desulfurase sulfur acceptor subunit CsdE: MHTPHPFGHEITEASLTEKFAAFRQWEDRYRQLILLAKSLPPLDASLKVPENELSGCENRVWLGAEKSENGTLHFYGDSEGRIVKGLLAVLLTAVEGKTSHEILNRDPLALFDILGLREQLSTSRASGLHALAEGVLHLARQAA; the protein is encoded by the coding sequence ATGCACACGCCACACCCTTTTGGACATGAGATCACCGAAGCCTCGTTGACGGAAAAATTTGCCGCATTTCGCCAGTGGGAGGATCGCTATCGTCAGTTAATCCTGCTGGCAAAATCTCTGCCGCCGCTGGATGCGTCATTGAAAGTGCCAGAAAACGAGCTGTCGGGATGCGAAAACCGGGTCTGGCTGGGGGCAGAGAAATCGGAAAACGGAACCCTGCATTTCTACGGCGACAGCGAGGGGCGGATCGTCAAAGGTTTGTTAGCCGTGCTGCTGACGGCGGTAGAAGGCAAAACGTCACACGAGATCCTGAACCGGGATCCGCTGGCGTTGTTTGATATTTTAGGTCTGCGGGAACAGCTAAGCACAAGCCGTGCCAGCGGACTGCATGCGCTGGCAGAAGGCGTATTACATCTTGCCCGTCAGGCTGCCTGA
- the tcdA gene encoding tRNA cyclic N6-threonylcarbamoyladenosine(37) synthase TcdA has protein sequence MTATYSDAYQQRFGGTARLYGQQALALFSQAHVCVIGIGGVGSWAAEALARTGIGAITLIDMDDVCVTNTNRQIHALRENVGQAKTEVMAQRILAINPECQVTCIDDFITPDNVVEMLNQGFSYVIDAIDSVRPKAALLAYCRRFKIPVVTTGGAGGQIDPTQIAVVDLAKTIQDPLAAKLRERLKNDFNVVKNSKGKLGIDCVFSSEPLMYPQADGSVCASRATAEGPKRMDCASGFGAATMVTATFGFVAVSHVLKKMMAKQQRQAQAA, from the coding sequence ATGACAGCAACATATTCCGACGCATACCAGCAACGCTTTGGCGGCACTGCACGTCTTTATGGTCAGCAGGCACTGGCGTTGTTTTCGCAGGCACATGTTTGCGTGATTGGTATCGGTGGAGTCGGTTCCTGGGCGGCTGAGGCGCTGGCCCGCACTGGCATTGGTGCGATCACGCTGATTGATATGGATGACGTATGCGTCACCAATACCAACCGGCAGATCCATGCGCTGCGCGAAAACGTCGGACAGGCGAAAACCGAAGTGATGGCTCAGCGAATTCTGGCGATTAACCCGGAATGCCAGGTGACCTGCATCGACGATTTTATTACGCCGGACAACGTCGTTGAGATGCTCAACCAGGGGTTCAGCTACGTCATTGATGCCATCGACAGCGTACGACCGAAAGCCGCGCTACTGGCCTATTGCCGCCGCTTTAAGATCCCCGTTGTCACCACCGGTGGTGCGGGCGGGCAAATCGATCCGACTCAGATCGCGGTTGTCGATCTGGCGAAAACGATTCAGGATCCGCTGGCGGCGAAGTTGCGTGAGCGTCTGAAAAACGATTTCAACGTGGTGAAAAACAGTAAAGGTAAACTGGGGATCGACTGCGTATTTTCCAGCGAACCGCTGATGTATCCGCAGGCTGACGGTTCTGTCTGTGCGTCACGCGCTACGGCGGAAGGGCCAAAGCGTATGGACTGTGCGTCAGGATTTGGTGCGGCGACGATGGTCACCGCCACTTTTGGTTTTGTCGCAGTATCCCACGTGCTTAAAAAGATGATGGCGAAACAGCAGCGTCAGGCTCAGGCAGCCTGA
- the mltA gene encoding murein transglycosylase A, which translates to MKGRWSKYLLGGLVIAVLAGCSSRPTDRGQQYKDGRLENALEYVNEPNATGKPVNALDYSNQVAAVQIASSSLYGRNNPTFQAVQQWLRSGADTRNLSQYGISAYQMEGADNFGNVQLTGYYTPVVQARYTRQGEFQYPLYRMPPKRGRLPDRASIYSGALSENYVVAWTNSLMDNFMMEVQGSGYVDYGDGRPYMFFGYAGKNGHAYRSIGKVLIDRGEVARENMSMQAIRQWADTHSAAEVRELLEQNPSFVFFKPEPFAPVRGASGVPLIAKASVASDRSLIPAGTTLLAEVPELNDKGKFTGKYHMRLMVALDVGGAIKGQHFDMYQGIGTDAGHAAGFYNHYGRVWVLKSAPNGKPLFTAYAQPN; encoded by the coding sequence ATGAAAGGACGTTGGAGTAAATATCTGCTAGGTGGTTTGGTGATTGCGGTGCTTGCAGGTTGTTCCTCGCGCCCGACCGACCGCGGTCAGCAGTATAAGGATGGGCGGCTGGAAAATGCGCTTGAATACGTCAATGAGCCGAATGCGACAGGCAAACCTGTCAATGCCCTGGATTACTCCAATCAGGTCGCCGCCGTACAAATTGCCTCTTCTTCCTTATATGGCAGAAACAATCCGACGTTTCAGGCCGTTCAGCAATGGCTCCGTTCAGGTGCAGATACCCGCAATCTTAGCCAGTACGGTATCAGCGCCTATCAGATGGAAGGTGCCGATAACTTTGGTAACGTCCAGCTGACCGGCTATTACACACCGGTGGTGCAGGCGCGTTATACCCGTCAGGGCGAATTTCAGTATCCGCTGTATCGCATGCCGCCAAAACGCGGCCGTCTGCCGGATCGCGCTTCCATTTATTCCGGCGCATTGAGCGAAAATTACGTCGTGGCCTGGACCAACTCCCTGATGGATAACTTCATGATGGAAGTGCAGGGCAGCGGTTATGTGGATTACGGTGATGGACGTCCTTATATGTTCTTTGGCTATGCGGGCAAAAATGGCCACGCTTACCGCAGCATTGGTAAAGTGCTTATCGACCGTGGAGAGGTAGCGCGCGAGAATATGTCTATGCAGGCGATCCGTCAGTGGGCTGATACGCACAGCGCCGCAGAAGTGCGCGAGCTGCTGGAGCAAAACCCATCGTTCGTTTTCTTTAAGCCCGAACCTTTCGCACCTGTACGCGGTGCCAGCGGCGTTCCGTTGATTGCCAAAGCGTCCGTAGCATCTGATCGGTCGCTCATCCCGGCAGGAACCACTTTGCTGGCCGAAGTACCGGAGTTGAACGATAAAGGGAAGTTCACTGGTAAATATCACATGCGTCTGATGGTGGCGCTGGACGTCGGTGGCGCAATTAAAGGACAACATTTCGATATGTATCAGGGAATTGGTACGGATGCCGGACATGCTGCTGGATTTTATAACCACTATGGCCGCGTCTGGGTGTTAAAATCAGCGCCAAATGGCAAACCGCTGTTCACCGCGTATGCCCAGCCAAATTAA
- a CDS encoding AMIN domain-containing protein, whose amino-acid sequence MTDDNHNPGRRRLLQTVAASWMLSVSRVGFAASSQVIAVRIWPSSTYTRITLESSTPLKYKQFLLSSPARVVVDIEGVHLNSVLKGLGDKVQQSDPYIQQARVGQFDANTVRLVLELKRSINPHVFTLKPVAEFHNRLVVDLYPEDGAVSAEDDPLLALLEDYNRGDVERTLPPEAAKDGQAGRSRPLVIMLDPGHGGEDPGAIGKYKTREKDVVLQIARRLQKLIAREKNMKAHMTRNEDVFIPLKVRVAKARKLRADLFISIHADAFTSRAAKGSSVFALSTKGATSSAARFLAHTQNESDQIGGVSKSGDKYLDHTIFDLVQTATINDSLKFGKEVLTRMGKINPLHKNKVDQAGFAVLKAPDIPSILVETAFISNINEEKKLRTAHFQQQVAESILAGIKAYFAQGGMSARG is encoded by the coding sequence ATGACTGACGATAACCACAATCCCGGAAGACGACGACTTCTTCAAACCGTAGCGGCTTCCTGGATGCTCAGCGTGAGTAGAGTGGGGTTCGCAGCCAGTTCACAAGTTATTGCCGTGCGCATCTGGCCCTCTTCGACTTATACCCGCATCACGCTGGAATCCAGTACTCCACTGAAGTATAAGCAGTTTCTTCTGAGCTCACCCGCACGTGTTGTGGTGGATATCGAAGGCGTCCACCTCAATAGCGTGCTAAAAGGCCTGGGGGATAAGGTTCAGCAAAGCGATCCCTATATTCAGCAGGCGCGGGTAGGGCAGTTTGATGCCAACACAGTGCGTCTGGTGCTTGAGCTCAAACGCTCAATCAATCCTCACGTATTTACCCTCAAACCGGTGGCAGAATTCCACAACCGGTTGGTCGTCGATCTGTATCCGGAAGACGGTGCGGTCAGCGCTGAGGATGATCCACTGCTGGCATTACTGGAAGATTACAATCGCGGGGATGTGGAAAGGACGTTGCCGCCTGAAGCGGCGAAGGACGGGCAGGCAGGGCGTAGCCGGCCTCTGGTCATCATGTTAGATCCCGGTCACGGCGGTGAGGACCCCGGCGCTATAGGCAAGTATAAAACACGCGAAAAAGACGTCGTTTTGCAGATTGCCCGCCGGTTACAAAAGCTTATTGCCCGCGAAAAGAACATGAAAGCGCACATGACCCGCAATGAAGATGTCTTTATTCCCCTTAAGGTCCGCGTCGCTAAGGCGCGAAAGCTGCGGGCAGATCTTTTCATCTCGATTCATGCCGATGCGTTCACCAGCCGTGCTGCCAAAGGCTCGTCCGTTTTCGCCTTATCGACTAAAGGAGCGACCAGCTCAGCAGCACGTTTTCTCGCGCACACTCAGAACGAATCCGACCAGATTGGCGGTGTGAGTAAAAGTGGTGACAAGTATCTCGATCACACGATATTTGATTTGGTGCAGACTGCGACTATCAACGACAGTCTTAAATTCGGCAAGGAAGTGCTGACGCGGATGGGCAAGATTAACCCTCTGCATAAAAACAAAGTGGATCAGGCCGGATTTGCTGTGCTCAAAGCACCGGACATCCCCTCCATTCTGGTGGAAACTGCGTTTATCAGCAATATCAATGAAGAGAAGAAACTACGGACCGCACATTTTCAGCAGCAAGTCGCGGAATCTATACTGGCAGGGATTAAGGCCTATTTCGCTCAGGGAGGCATGTCTGCAAGAGGTTGA
- a CDS encoding amino-acid N-acetyltransferase: MKERSTELVQGFRHSVPYINAHRGKTFVVMLGGEAIEHENFSNIVNDIGLLHSLGIRLVVVYGARPQIDENLADHNCEPIYHKNIRVTDARALELVKQAAGLLQLDITARLSMSLNNTPLQGAHINVVSGNFIIAQPLGVDDGIDYCHSGRIRRIDEEAIHRQLDSNAIVLMGPVAVSVTGESFNLTSEEVATQLAIKLKAEKMIGFCSSQGVINEEGNIISELFPNDAQHRIDTMEASGDYLSGTVRFLRGAVKACRSGVRRSHLISYQEDGALIQELFSRDGIGTQIVMESAEQVRRATINDIGGILELIRPLEQQGILVRRSREQLEMEIDKFTIIERDNLTIACAALYPFHDEGIGEMACVAVHPDYRSSSRGEMLLQRVASQAKQMGLNRLFVLTTRSIHWFQERGFKPAEVDVLPIQKQEMYNYQRRSKILISEL, from the coding sequence GTGAAGGAACGTAGTACTGAACTGGTTCAGGGATTTCGCCACTCAGTTCCCTATATCAATGCGCACCGTGGCAAAACATTCGTTGTCATGCTCGGTGGAGAAGCCATTGAGCATGAGAACTTCAGTAATATTGTCAATGATATCGGGCTGTTACACAGCTTAGGGATCCGCCTGGTTGTGGTGTATGGCGCGCGCCCGCAAATTGACGAGAATCTCGCTGATCACAATTGTGAGCCGATTTATCATAAAAATATCCGTGTCACCGACGCCCGCGCCCTCGAACTGGTGAAGCAGGCCGCAGGGCTTTTACAACTGGATATCACTGCCCGCCTGTCGATGAGTCTGAATAATACTCCGCTACAAGGCGCACACATTAACGTCGTCTCCGGTAACTTTATCATTGCTCAGCCGCTGGGCGTTGATGACGGCATCGATTACTGCCACAGCGGCCGTATTCGCCGCATCGACGAAGAAGCTATTCACCGTCAGCTCGACAGCAACGCCATCGTACTGATGGGGCCGGTTGCAGTGTCGGTGACCGGGGAAAGTTTTAACCTGACCTCTGAAGAAGTCGCGACGCAACTGGCTATCAAACTGAAAGCTGAAAAGATGATCGGCTTCTGTTCTTCTCAGGGCGTGATAAACGAAGAAGGCAATATCATTTCTGAGCTGTTTCCGAATGATGCGCAGCATCGTATTGATACGATGGAAGCTAGCGGCGATTACCTGTCTGGTACCGTGCGTTTCCTGCGTGGTGCAGTGAAAGCTTGCCGCAGCGGCGTACGTCGCAGCCATTTAATCAGCTACCAGGAAGACGGCGCGTTGATTCAGGAGCTGTTCTCACGCGATGGTATCGGTACGCAAATCGTGATGGAGAGTGCCGAGCAGGTTCGCCGCGCGACCATCAATGACATCGGCGGGATACTCGAATTGATCCGTCCGCTGGAACAACAGGGAATTTTGGTGCGCCGCTCCCGTGAACAGCTGGAAATGGAAATAGATAAATTCACCATTATCGAACGGGATAACCTGACCATAGCCTGTGCGGCGCTGTATCCGTTCCACGATGAAGGCATCGGTGAAATGGCGTGCGTGGCCGTGCATCCTGATTACCGCAGTTCATCACGCGGCGAAATGCTATTGCAGCGAGTGGCCAGTCAGGCGAAGCAAATGGGGCTAAACCGTCTGTTCGTCCTCACCACCCGAAGCATCCACTGGTTTCAGGAGCGCGGTTTCAAACCGGCCGAAGTGGATGTTCTGCCGATTCAGAAGCAGGAAATGTATAACTATCAGCGCCGTTCTAAAATCCTGATATCCGAACTCTGA